AAGTGTTTTAGTAAAAGAAGGTGTAACATTTATGTTAGCAGGTAATATTGGCGATGGTGCTATGACTAAATTAGTTGTTGCAGGTATTGGTGTAATTCGTGGTTGTTCTGGTAATTCTGCAGATGTTATTTTAGATTTTGTTGATGGCAAAATTACAGATAATGGTGTTGGTTGTGCTAAACATAGTCACAGTCATAAAGAAGGTCATGACATGCTTGTAATCACTAATATTAATTAGATTAATGTAATAGATATAAGTTAATGTCTACTAGAAATATAACAATGTTGCAAGGTGAGAGAGTAAAGCTTCCTACCAAATATGGTCATTTCGAATTGATTCCGTTTCAAGAAAAAGAAAGCGGATTAGAACATATGGCATTAGTGAAAGGAACATTTACTAAAAATGATACAGTTTTAACACGGATTCATTCTGCTTGTGCTACTGGAGATTTATTTGGTTCATTAAGATGCGATTGTGGAGATCAGTTGATGGAAGCAATGAAAATGATTGAGAAAAACGGAAGTGGCGTTGTGGTATATTTGCAGCAAGAGGGCAGAGGTATTGGTTTAATGAATAAGATGAAGGCTTATAAATTACAAGAATTAGGCATGGATACTGTAGAAGCAAATCTAGAACTGGGTTTTGCTGCAGATGAAAGAGATTATCAAATAGGAACCGATATTTTAAATGCACTTAATATTCAAAAAGTGAATTTATTAACGAATAATCCTGACAAAATTATTGGTTTGGAAGAGAACGGAATTCAGGTTGTAGAACGAGTTTCTATAATAATACCATCAAACAAATTCAATAAATTTTATTTAGACACAAAAGAAACTCATATGGGACATCAATTGAGTGAATAAAATAAATATAATAAGTAGTAATAATCACCCATTTTTTCAGAAATTTACAATTGAAAAAATACGAAGTATAAACTGGTTAGAAAATCAGTAAAATATTCTCTTTTAGAGAACTACGTTCTTAAGAACGTTTAAATGAAAGTACATATGAAAAGTAACATCGCAATTGAGGATCAATATAAAAGGACACCTTTATTTGAAAAAGAAAATGTAAATTATCTTGTTCACGTTTTAAAAAGATTTAACACGGTACCTAAAGTAAACAACATTAATATTATTACTTCTAGTAATGAACCAGATGTGTTTAAAATTACCCCAAATAAATCGATTACAATAGGTGCTTTATATTTGAAAAACCCAGTTTTAGCTTTAGTTTACTTAAGATATGGTATCGAATGGCAACTTTGGTATAAAGCTTTAGGAAACGAAAAAAACGGAACTGCTTTATGTAATATTGCTGCGTTAGAAGTAACGAGAATATTTTATAAATTATTACCAAAAGACGATAAAGAA
The window above is part of the Polaribacter sp. SA4-12 genome. Proteins encoded here:
- a CDS encoding NifB/NifX family molybdenum-iron cluster-binding protein, encoding MKKIAIPITEDNKIEDHFGRCKFYEIHTFSDENEIVDLTLLESDGKCGCKSNIVSVLVKEGVTFMLAGNIGDGAMTKLVVAGIGVIRGCSGNSADVILDFVDGKITDNGVGCAKHSHSHKEGHDMLVITNIN
- the ribA gene encoding GTP cyclohydrolase II; amino-acid sequence: MSTRNITMLQGERVKLPTKYGHFELIPFQEKESGLEHMALVKGTFTKNDTVLTRIHSACATGDLFGSLRCDCGDQLMEAMKMIEKNGSGVVVYLQQEGRGIGLMNKMKAYKLQELGMDTVEANLELGFAADERDYQIGTDILNALNIQKVNLLTNNPDKIIGLEENGIQVVERVSIIIPSNKFNKFYLDTKETHMGHQLSE